The DNA window ACGGATACGTTATATATGAGTTAATATAAGTATGAGCATCATATAAGCGTAACTTAGAGTAAGTATTATATTATAAAAAGCTGTATCGAATGAGGATATCATTTGATACAGCTTTTATGTATTTATAGGCTAGATATAGTTGCTAAAATCTCTTGTGAGATTGCATGCAGATAGCAAACGCTTTCTTGTACTTAACTACATTTTTCTAATGGTTGTAATTTGATTTGATAATGAGAACAACACTAAGGCTATCCAGATACAACCAAAGGCGATCATTTGTGGTGTGCCAAAGCTTTCACCAAAGTAGAAAATAGCCAGCAACAAGGCAATGGTAGGGGAGACATATTGTAGGAAGCCTAGAAGGTTGAGTGGCAATAGTTGAGCACCATAGGAGAATAGCACTAATGGAACCGATGTAGTTAGACCGCAGGCTATGAGCAGCATGGACGTATACCAATCTGTGCCGAAATAGGACCACACTGTATTATCGACCATGGTTGTATAGAGTAAGGCTAGTGGTGTTAATAGCCAAGCCTCAAAGGCGATGCTCGTAAAGGGAGAGATGAGCAGTTTCTTTTTTACGACCCCATAGAGGCCAAAGGAAACGGCGAGGATCATCGACACTAACGGCAAGGATCCCACTTGATAGGTGAGCAAGGCGATGCCGATGGTAGCGATGAGGACGCTTAGCTTTTTCGGTACAGATAGAACCTCTTTAAATAGGATGACACCTAACACCACATTAAAGAGTGGGTTGATGTAATAGCCAAGGCTCGTGTCCATAACTTGGTTGTTGGCGATGGCCCAAATATAGGTAAACCAATTTACGCTGATGATGACTGATGCTAGCAACAGTAGCAATAGTTGTGAACGCTGTTCTTTTAGTAGTTGAAAGTCTTTCTTGAACTGTTTAAAATGTAGGCCAAATACGACGATGGCCATGCAAATGCCTGACCAGATAATGCGTTGTGCCAGTATATTATATGGTGAAACATGGTTTAGTAATGCCCAATAGAGAGGGAGTAAGCCCCAGATGATATAGCAACTAAGGGCTGTCATTAGACCTTTTTTACTTGTGTGCTCCATAATGCCTCCTTGTGATTGTATTTATTATATCACGCATTGTGGGTGCGTTTGTGCGTGGGCTTAGATTTTATGATGATTTGTACTCGATTTATAACTCGATTTGCAGACAATGAATACGTATATTTGATAGCGATAAATACGTATATTTGAAAGTGATGAGTTTTTATCATTTTAAATATGCATTAGTTATAACCTAAAATTTGATACTTATGATTAACTGTTATGTTCATTGACTTTGTGCATAATCTTACACTATATTGGACTTAGAACAACGAATATAGAGAATAGGTGTCGCAAGACTTAATAGAGAAATCGGTACAAGCCGATGCGGTCCCGCCACTGTAAGGACGAGCCTGCTTTCAAAAATGTCACTGGAGCAATCTGGGAAGGCGAAAGCAAGGCGATGAGCCCGAGCCAGGAGAACTGCCTATTTGATAATCACCGTTATGTACCTACGAGCGATAGGAAGGGGATTGAGGTATGCTGGTTTCAGTATTTTTTGGCGTACCTTTCAATAAGAAACCTTACGTGTCACTTTTGGGTGGCACGTTTTTTGTTGCCCTTGAAAGTGACTGTTGAGCGTATGAATCAGGCTTTATAATTATTGAATTACTGGACACAGATTTGAGGTTGATGTGGTCCAAAAACAGGAAAGCTCGAGTGATTCATAGATATAAAACTTCGCAGGTACGGTGCGCTGTTTCTCGGTATGGTTTCGAGTTGAAAAGGAGGCACATATATGTCTGACAAAAAGACTTCAAAGGATGCTGAACGCGATCTATTAGCTCCTGTATCCTTTGATGAATTTGAGAAACCTACGTATGAACAATGGCAGGCAGAGGTTGAAAAGGCCTTAAAGGGTGGCGACTTCCACAAGAAGATGTTCACGAAAACCTATGAAGGTATTACGTTGCAGCCAATTTACACACCTGCATTGCATGCAGAAGCAATTCCAAAGGGCGTATACCCTGGGGCAGGTGAGTTCCTACGTGGCACTAAGGCAAGTGGTTATATTAAAGACTCTTGGGGTGTATCCCAATATGTAGATGACTCTTTGCCTAAAGATGCTAATCATGCAAGTTTATACGAGATTGTAAAAGGTGGCACCATTCACAATATCCGCCTCGATGAAGCAACACGTCATGATCAAGATGTGCAAGTAGGCGCATCTGTTGGCGTTGGTGGTACATCTGTATCCACCATGGATGACTGCAAACAATTGATTGACCGCTTCAATTTGAAGGAAAATCCTTTGTACATTGAAACTGGTGCTTCTGCAGCCATCTTGCTTGGCATGTTAGCGGCTACAGTGAAAGGCGCTAAAAAACAAACGTCTGACTTGAAAGGTCTCGTTGGTACCGACCCTATCGGTGTTTTGGCGAAGGATGGTGCTTTGCACATTTCCTTAGATACAGCCTTTGATGAAATGGCACATACTGTTGTATGGGCTAAAGAACAAGCGCCAGAGCTTAAAACAGTGCTTGTATCCGGCGATGTATACGCTAATGGCGGCGCTAACGATGTGCAAGAGGTTGCCTATGCATTGGCAACAGCTGTGTGCTACGTACGTCAATTAGCACAACGCAACATCGATATTCACACCATCGCGAAGAGCTTGATGTTCACATTCTCCTTAGGTGCTAACTTCTTTATGGAAATTGCTAAATTACGTGCCTTGCGCGTACTTTGGGCTCGCATTATGGAAGCTTTCGGTGCTGAAGAAGCGGATCGCGCTGTTCATGTACACGGCAGAACATCTGCTTTCACAAAAACTGTATACGACCCATATGTAAACTTGTTGCGCAATACAACACAAGCATTCTCCGGTGTTGTAGGCGGTTTGAATAGCCTTGAAGTATCTCCATTTGACCAACCAATTCGCAAAGCGGACGATTTCTCTCGTCGTATTGCCCGTAACATCCAAGTTATGTTGCAAACTGAATTCGAGTTGCGCCAACCTGTAGACCCTGTAGGCGGTTCCTGGTATGTGGAAACATTGGCCGCTGAACTCTGTGAAAAAATCTGGGCTGAGTTCCAAACCATCGAGTCTAAAGGTGGCATTATCGCAGCGTTGAAAGAAGGCTATCCTCAAGCTCAAGTTAAAGCCATCCTCGATGAACGCTTCAAGAACCTTGCATTCCGTAAGGACGTTGCAGTTGGTAACAACATGTATGCGAACATGACGGAAGAATTGCTTGATCCAAAACCAGAAAATCAAGAAACATTGCGTCAAAAACGAGCTGCTCAAATCGATGAGTACTTGGCAGGTGCAGAGGCTGATGCAGTTGTGAAAGCACAGGCTACTCTAGAAGCAAGTACAACAGAACCAGGTGCGTTGATCGGCCTCATCGAACTTGGAGCATTACAAAAATTGACAATCCGCCAAATCCGTAAGGCTTTAGATGCTGGCGATATTGCTTCTGAAACAATCGAACCAATTACAGCACATCGCTGGACTGAACAATTCGAAGCACTTCGCATGCGTACGGAAGCGTATAAACAACGTACGAAAGATAATGTGAAGGTATTCTTGGCTAATATGGGCCCAATCCCTCAACATAAACCTCGTGCGGACTTCTCCACAGGCTTCTTCGAAGTAGGTGCTTTTGAAGTTATTAAAAATGATGGCCATGAAACAACGGCTGATGCGGCGAAGGCTGCTCGTGAAAGTGGTGCCGATGTTGTCGTTATCTGTTCCACAGATGATACATATCCAGAATTAGTACCACCACTCGCTAAAGAGTTGAAAGAAACTATGCCGAATGTAACAGTTATTTTGGCAGGGGCACCTCCTAAGGACCTTGAGCCTGTATACCGTGAAGCTGGCGTAGACGACTTCATTTCCGTTCGTGCAAATTGCTACGAAATCTTACATACGTTACAAGATAAGAAAGGGATGTGAGCTCATGTTTAAAAATCCAGACTTCTCCTCTCTTGGCTTGGGATCTCAGTCGCCGACATCTCGCGATGCATGGCTTGCTGAACTTCAAAAAGAAACAGGAAAAAGCTTTGAAGATTTATATAATACGACAATGGAGCAAATCCAACTAAAACCTCTCTACACAGAGATGGATTATGAAGGAATGACACACCTTGATTACATGGCTGGTGTACCTCCATTCTTGCGTGGACCTTATTCCACAATGTACGTAACTCGTCCTTGGACAGTACGTCAGTACGCTGGTTTCTCCACAGCCGAAGAATCCAATGCATTCTACCGTCGTAATTTGGCAGCGGGCCAAAAAGGTTTGTCTATCGCCTTTGACCTTGCCACACACCGTGGTTATGACTCTGACCATCCGCGCGTAGTGGGTGACGTTGGTAAAGCGGGTGTTGCGGTAGACTCCATCCTCGACATGGAAATTCTATTCTCCGGTATTCCTCTCGACCAAATGTCCGTATCCATGACAATGAATGGCGCCGTATTGCCTGTCATGGCGTTCTACATCCTAGCTGGTGAAGAACAAGGCGTTGATAAAAAGGTTATGGCTGGTACGATCCAAAATGATATCTTGAAAGAATTCATGGTACGTAATACTTATATTTATCCTCCGGCTACATCCATGCGCATCATCGGTGATATCTTTGCGTACACTTCTCAGTACATGCCTAAGTTTAACAGTATCTCCATTTCTGGCTACCATATGCAAGAAGCAGGTGCTACGGCAGATATCGAATTAGGTTACACCTTGGCCGATGGCCTTGAATACATCCGTACCGGTGTAAATGCAGGCCTTCACGTAGATAAATTCGCGCCACGTTTGTCCTTCTTCTGGGCAATCGGTAAAAACTACTTCATGGAAGTTGCGAAAATGCGTGCAGCTCGTATGTTGTGGGCTAAGATTATTAAGAGCTTCGGTTCTGAAAATCCAAAATCTATGGCTCTTCGTACACATAGCCAAACATCTGGGTGGTCCTTAACAGAACAAGATCCATTCAACAACGTAGCTCGTACATGTATGGAAGCGATGGGCGCTGCATTAGGCCATACCCAATCTCTACATACCAATGCGCTTGATGAAGCCATTGCGTTGCCTACGGACTTCTCTGCACGTATCGCCCGTAATACTCAGCTTTACATCCAAGACGAAACTAAGGTATGTAAGGTTATCGACCCATGGGGCGGTTCCTACTATGTAGAAGCATTGACTGATGAATTGATCCGCCGTGCTTGGGGTCATATCCAAGAAATCGAATCCCTTGGAGGTATGGCGAAAGCGATTGATACAGGCCTTCCTAAGATGCGTATCGAAGAAGCGGCAGCTCGTCGCCAAGCTCGTATCGACTCTGGCCGTGAAGCAATCATCGGCATTAATAAATATCGTCTAGATAAAGAAGATCCATTGGATATCCTCGACGTAGATAATACGGCTGTACGAGAAGCTCAAATCCGTCGCCTCGAACAATTGCGTGCTAACCGTGATGAAGATAAGGTTCAATCTTGTCTCGAAGCGATTACTAATGCTACAGAATCTGGGGAAGGCAACTTGCTTGCTCTTGCACTTGAAGCAGCTCGTGCTCGTGCATCCTTGGGTGAAATTTCCTTTGCTGTTGAAAAAGTTTGTGGCCGTCATAAAGCGGTTATCCGCTCTATTTCCGGTGTATACTCCAGCGAATATGAAGATGACGATGTTATCAAAGAAGTACGTCAAATGGCAGATGATTTCGAAGAACTCGAAGGTCGTCGCCCTCGTATCATGATTGCGAAGATGGGCCAAGACGGTCATGACCGCGGTGCCAAAGTTATTGCTACGTCCTTCGCGGATATGGGCTTTGACGTGGATATCGGACCTTTGTTCCAAACTCCAGAAGAAACAGCTCAAGATGCGGTGGATAATGACGTGCACATCGTCGGGTTCAGTTCCCTTGCGGCAGGTCACAAAACATTGTTACCTCAACTTGTGGAAGAGCTCAACAAACGAGGTCGTGGAGATATTTTGGTTGCCATTGGTGGCGTAATCCCTGCTCAGGACTATGAATTCCTACGCGAACATGGCGCAGTGGCTATCTTTGGCCCTGGTACAGTCTTGCCTGTAGCGGCTAAGAAATTGCTAGAAACATTGACTAGTCACGTTCAAGACGAGTCTAATGACTGATAACAAACGGCCTACCCCGGACGCATTGCATACGACTCAGGATGCTACCTTCACCACTGGTGAAGGAAAGGCCCCTGAATTAGGTGTAAAAAATGCAAATGCCGAGGGTAGTACCTATCGTCCCGATTGGGTGCCAGAAGATGCGAAGAAAGATGATACCTATGCGTGTCACGTTATGAAAGGCGTCAAGGAAATGCACGACGGCCTCTTATCTAGTTCCGCTCATCTGGCTCCGTCGGTACGTCCCGTACAGCGGCGAAAGAAATTAACTGTCGCTGATTATGTACGCGGTATCGAGCAGGGGGACCGCGTTATACTTTCACGGGCTATTACGTTAGTAGAAAGTAATAATAAGGAACACTTTAAATTAGCTCAACAAGTATTGCAAGCTATATTGCCTCGCACGGGCAAGGCGTTGCGCATCGGTATTACAGGTGTGCCTGGGGCCGGTAAAAGTACATTTATAGAAGCCTTTGGTAACATGCTCATTGAAGCTGGTTACAAGGTAGCCGTACTTGCTGTAGACCCTACGAGCCAAGTCACAAAGGGTAGTATTTTGGGCGATAAGACGCGGATGGAAACATTGACGAAACATCCTGACGCGTATATCCGTCCATCGCCGGCAGGTGGTACACTAGGCGGTGTAGCTCGTAAAAGTAGAGAGACCATGCTACTTTGCGAGGCTGCTGGATACGATATCATTCTCGTTGAAACCGTTGGGGTTGGGCAAAGTGAAGTTACCGTGCGTTCCATGGTAGACTTCTTTATGCTCATCGTATTAACAGGTGCAGGCGATGAATTACAAGGCATCAAAAAAGGCGTTATGGAGCTGGCCGATGCTATTGTGGTCAACAAGGCTGATGGGGATAACCTCAAGCGCGCTCTCATCGCTCGTAGCGATTACGATCGGATGTTGCATTACATTCGTCCTGCTACGGAAAAATGGAAAACCCAAGCCTACACTTGCTCAGCCGTTACAAAGGATGGCCTCGATGAATTGTGGGATGTAATCCAAGAATTTACTGAACAAGGTAAAGAAAATGGGGTCTTCTTAAAACGCCGTCAAGAACAATCCCTCCGTTGGGTACGCGATATGATTGACGAACACTTGCACAACCTATTCTTTAATAATGTCGTCATTCAAGGTCGTATGGGCGAAGTGGAAGCAGCCGTCTTAGATGGTGAAATGAGCGAATCTCAAGCCGTTGAAGAATTAATTGGCGTTTTCGATAAGTCCATTAAATAAGTAGATAGCTACATACCTATTTGATAAGCTGGCATAACTTATCTATTAAGACACTCCGATTAGCTATCATACTGATTTAGACATATAAGATGTATCCAGAAAAGGCATAGTATAAACATTACTATTGGGTTTACCCCAATGGAGATGTATACTATGCCTTTTTATGTGCTTGTGAAAGCATATTCATGAAACAAATTTCATAAAAAATACGGTTGATACTTTCATAAATAACATATATGATATATAATTTAATCATGAACTGTTACTTGTGTGTGTGATTAAAAAGAGAGGTTCATTATGAAACCACTAGTAAAGAAAATGTTAACAGCCGTATTGTGTGCATCTACTCTAACAGCTCCATTATTTTTGAGTGGTTGTAGTTTTTCTAAGATTGCCAATGGGGTGCAGCAAGGCGCTCAAAAGGCATCGCAAAAAGACATTCAAGTCTTTAATCAGTATATAGAAGCAGTTGGTAATTTTAACAGTGGTACCGTACGCTTTGGATATGCTATTAATCCTTCCATTCAAAAACTAAGAGAGGGTCAACATTTATCAAGCTTTATGGCACCAAAGTTTGATAGCTTACAACAAAAATTACAAGCCGCTAAAGATGCGGGTATACCATATGATGATATGAAGGAACCTCTTGATAACGTATTAGCCGTATTAAAGGACATTGTACCAGTAGCAAATGAATTGGATACGTACTACCAAACTAATTCATATCAAGCAGATAATTATGCTAAGGAACAACAGTTAGGACCTAAATACGTTCAACTATATGATCAATTCTATGCAGCATATAATCAGTTAGACGCAGTAATTCACAAACATAATACGGAAAATCAACAAGAACAATTGAAAGAACTTAAAGATTCCGGTAAGAAAAATGCAGCTGCTGCTCAAGAAGTTCATTTACGTTTAACTGCATTATTGGATAGCTTTGAAGAAGGCAAGCAAATCGATGTAAATGCGGCGAACCAAGAGTTGCAAGGTATCATGGATGTGTCCAGTAGCATTACTAGTCCGGACTATAACTCTGCTAAAAATCATTTAAATACAACTATTGGTAGAATTCGTACATTCTTAGGTGACCAAACAGCTGATCATTACAATGATATGATTGAATCCTACAATAGCTTTATTGGCAGTGTAAATCGCTTGGATATGAATAAACTTGATAAATAATATCTAATCGTATATACCATGTTATGTAATGTTAGGAGAGGAACATTTAAATGAGCAAGAAAATGTTATTACCCGTTGGTATAGTTGTTCTGATTATAGGTGTTATCATCTTATTATTAAATCCAGATCCAGCTACAACAAATTTGGAAATTGCAAGAAACGCTACTAATGCACGAGACGCAGCTAAAGCGATTTCTTCTAATAATCAAACCTATGCATGGATGTATTCCCTCGGTATGTTCTTTACTGGTTTTGGCGTGTCCTTAACAATCGGTGGCATACTTGTGAAATTCCTTAAAAAAGATTAATAGGATGTAAGAGATTACAAGCCTCCTAGGTTAAATTAAATCAGGATTATAGCTAAATTAAGATTACATTAAAGGCTATACTAATAGGTATATCACTATTAGTATAGCCTTTTTTTGTCCCATACATATTTTTAGATGCCTTAAAACGTGATATAATTAACTCTAATGGGGCCTAGAGGGTAACGGCTTTTGGAGGTTAGTATGAGTAGCATAGCGCATTTATTTGTGGCTGGTGGATTTGTAATGTATCCGCTAGTAATTTTTTTGCTCTTTGCGTTGATGATTGGCATTGAGCGTATCGTTTTATATCGCAAGTTTACAAAGGACTTGCGTCGCTTTAATAAGGTATTAGAAAAGAACCAAAGCTGGGTTATGTTGCCGAGCGTATTGGAACGTGACACATTGGAGCTAGGCTCTTTATTTGCCCGTGCCATTCGCAGTGCGAAGAACTACAATAGCTTGGAAAATCGTTTGCAAGATATCGTATCCTATGCAGATGAACGCTTGAAACGCGGTTTAAGCTGGCTTAGCATGATTGTAACTATGGCTCCACTATTGGGCTTGTTGGGTACCGTTCTTGGCATGATTCGCGCTTTTGCTGTCGTAGGTGGCGATATTGGGGCTCCTACCATCATTACGGGCGGGGTATCTGAAGCCTTGGTAGCAACGGCGACAGGCTTGACCGTAGCCATCATTGCACTTGGCTTTCACAGTTACTGTGCGGCAAAGGTCAACGATTCTATTACTACATTAGAGCATGAGTGTGGTAATATCCTCGATGCGTACAACGAGGAACATGATATATGAGACGACGCACATTAGGGGTTAAAAAAGAACCGACAATCATGATTATCCCTATGATCGATATCGTATTCTTCTTATTGGTATTTTTCATGGTGGGTACGCTGTACATGA is part of the Veillonella sp. genome and encodes:
- the meaB gene encoding methylmalonyl Co-A mutase-associated GTPase MeaB; its protein translation is MTDNKRPTPDALHTTQDATFTTGEGKAPELGVKNANAEGSTYRPDWVPEDAKKDDTYACHVMKGVKEMHDGLLSSSAHLAPSVRPVQRRKKLTVADYVRGIEQGDRVILSRAITLVESNNKEHFKLAQQVLQAILPRTGKALRIGITGVPGAGKSTFIEAFGNMLIEAGYKVAVLAVDPTSQVTKGSILGDKTRMETLTKHPDAYIRPSPAGGTLGGVARKSRETMLLCEAAGYDIILVETVGVGQSEVTVRSMVDFFMLIVLTGAGDELQGIKKGVMELADAIVVNKADGDNLKRALIARSDYDRMLHYIRPATEKWKTQAYTCSAVTKDGLDELWDVIQEFTEQGKENGVFLKRRQEQSLRWVRDMIDEHLHNLFFNNVVIQGRMGEVEAAVLDGEMSESQAVEELIGVFDKSIK
- the scpA gene encoding methylmalonyl-CoA mutase, producing the protein MFKNPDFSSLGLGSQSPTSRDAWLAELQKETGKSFEDLYNTTMEQIQLKPLYTEMDYEGMTHLDYMAGVPPFLRGPYSTMYVTRPWTVRQYAGFSTAEESNAFYRRNLAAGQKGLSIAFDLATHRGYDSDHPRVVGDVGKAGVAVDSILDMEILFSGIPLDQMSVSMTMNGAVLPVMAFYILAGEEQGVDKKVMAGTIQNDILKEFMVRNTYIYPPATSMRIIGDIFAYTSQYMPKFNSISISGYHMQEAGATADIELGYTLADGLEYIRTGVNAGLHVDKFAPRLSFFWAIGKNYFMEVAKMRAARMLWAKIIKSFGSENPKSMALRTHSQTSGWSLTEQDPFNNVARTCMEAMGAALGHTQSLHTNALDEAIALPTDFSARIARNTQLYIQDETKVCKVIDPWGGSYYVEALTDELIRRAWGHIQEIESLGGMAKAIDTGLPKMRIEEAAARRQARIDSGREAIIGINKYRLDKEDPLDILDVDNTAVREAQIRRLEQLRANRDEDKVQSCLEAITNATESGEGNLLALALEAARARASLGEISFAVEKVCGRHKAVIRSISGVYSSEYEDDDVIKEVRQMADDFEELEGRRPRIMIAKMGQDGHDRGAKVIATSFADMGFDVDIGPLFQTPEETAQDAVDNDVHIVGFSSLAAGHKTLLPQLVEELNKRGRGDILVAIGGVIPAQDYEFLREHGAVAIFGPGTVLPVAAKKLLETLTSHVQDESND
- the rarD gene encoding EamA family transporter RarD; amino-acid sequence: MEHTSKKGLMTALSCYIIWGLLPLYWALLNHVSPYNILAQRIIWSGICMAIVVFGLHFKQFKKDFQLLKEQRSQLLLLLLASVIISVNWFTYIWAIANNQVMDTSLGYYINPLFNVVLGVILFKEVLSVPKKLSVLIATIGIALLTYQVGSLPLVSMILAVSFGLYGVVKKKLLISPFTSIAFEAWLLTPLALLYTTMVDNTVWSYFGTDWYTSMLLIACGLTTSVPLVLFSYGAQLLPLNLLGFLQYVSPTIALLLAIFYFGESFGTPQMIAFGCIWIALVLFSLSNQITTIRKM
- a CDS encoding methylmalonyl-CoA mutase family protein; protein product: MSDKKTSKDAERDLLAPVSFDEFEKPTYEQWQAEVEKALKGGDFHKKMFTKTYEGITLQPIYTPALHAEAIPKGVYPGAGEFLRGTKASGYIKDSWGVSQYVDDSLPKDANHASLYEIVKGGTIHNIRLDEATRHDQDVQVGASVGVGGTSVSTMDDCKQLIDRFNLKENPLYIETGASAAILLGMLAATVKGAKKQTSDLKGLVGTDPIGVLAKDGALHISLDTAFDEMAHTVVWAKEQAPELKTVLVSGDVYANGGANDVQEVAYALATAVCYVRQLAQRNIDIHTIAKSLMFTFSLGANFFMEIAKLRALRVLWARIMEAFGAEEADRAVHVHGRTSAFTKTVYDPYVNLLRNTTQAFSGVVGGLNSLEVSPFDQPIRKADDFSRRIARNIQVMLQTEFELRQPVDPVGGSWYVETLAAELCEKIWAEFQTIESKGGIIAALKEGYPQAQVKAILDERFKNLAFRKDVAVGNNMYANMTEELLDPKPENQETLRQKRAAQIDEYLAGAEADAVVKAQATLEASTTEPGALIGLIELGALQKLTIRQIRKALDAGDIASETIEPITAHRWTEQFEALRMRTEAYKQRTKDNVKVFLANMGPIPQHKPRADFSTGFFEVGAFEVIKNDGHETTADAAKAARESGADVVVICSTDDTYPELVPPLAKELKETMPNVTVILAGAPPKDLEPVYREAGVDDFISVRANCYEILHTLQDKKGM
- a CDS encoding DUF3829 domain-containing protein; the encoded protein is MKPLVKKMLTAVLCASTLTAPLFLSGCSFSKIANGVQQGAQKASQKDIQVFNQYIEAVGNFNSGTVRFGYAINPSIQKLREGQHLSSFMAPKFDSLQQKLQAAKDAGIPYDDMKEPLDNVLAVLKDIVPVANELDTYYQTNSYQADNYAKEQQLGPKYVQLYDQFYAAYNQLDAVIHKHNTENQQEQLKELKDSGKKNAAAAQEVHLRLTALLDSFEEGKQIDVNAANQELQGIMDVSSSITSPDYNSAKNHLNTTIGRIRTFLGDQTADHYNDMIESYNSFIGSVNRLDMNKLDK
- a CDS encoding MotA/TolQ/ExbB proton channel family protein codes for the protein MSSIAHLFVAGGFVMYPLVIFLLFALMIGIERIVLYRKFTKDLRRFNKVLEKNQSWVMLPSVLERDTLELGSLFARAIRSAKNYNSLENRLQDIVSYADERLKRGLSWLSMIVTMAPLLGLLGTVLGMIRAFAVVGGDIGAPTIITGGVSEALVATATGLTVAIIALGFHSYCAAKVNDSITTLEHECGNILDAYNEEHDI